Proteins encoded within one genomic window of Thermococcus celer Vu 13 = JCM 8558:
- a CDS encoding DUF4405 domain-containing protein, with protein sequence MRVPRWVRPILDLLLTIDFIIEALSGIALYLAPSGKIAEITKWTFLGLNKDVWNALHVYFGFAMIVLVAIHLFVNWNAMICLLRGMIKNRKTNKINVKNVLGIAIVSLLFIGGGGNIFTKKPRK encoded by the coding sequence ATGAGGGTTCCCAGATGGGTAAGACCAATTTTAGATTTATTGCTAACCATCGATTTCATAATAGAAGCACTATCAGGAATAGCCCTTTACTTAGCACCAAGTGGCAAAATAGCAGAGATTACAAAGTGGACTTTCCTAGGGCTAAACAAAGATGTTTGGAACGCTTTACATGTGTATTTTGGCTTTGCTATGATAGTGTTAGTTGCAATACATTTGTTTGTGAACTGGAACGCAATGATTTGCCTGCTTAGGGGCATGATAAAAAACAGAAAAACAAACAAGATAAACGTTAAAAATGTCCTTGGAATAGCCATAGTTAGCCTCTTATTCATAGGGGGGGGCGGTAATATATTCACTAAAAAGCCTAGAAAGTGA
- a CDS encoding ribonuclease J, translated as MRITLYDGARTIGGSKIHVSEGGHGLFLDFGMNFAKYSRYYEEFISERPARGIHDLWRLGLIPRLNVYRSDLIPADLSDEVRKSPKVPVDAVLISHAHLDHVGNIALLHENVPLAGSPTTMVILKALRDTSRGGHLGMELPYYSPKGPSKGNPSVLEADRSVRYYPSRDMLLTEELADEGREFLQWRASVELAKNPGRVKPIRAGRIGRLDGVDMGFDVRAFPVDHSIYGATAYLLEGDMTVAYTGDFRLHGKRGDKTRGFVKAAKSASVLITEGTRVGRDEDVNVSEEDVYSNALEIVEEAKGLVVADFSARNFERLESFKGIAGRTGRELVVTTKDAYFLHALGIVQGRNHLDGLRVYGSSRAKLEKWEEWIFNEHPELRISPEELKENPDNYILCFSFYDMPHLLDVMPEGGVYVYSSSEAFGEEQEFSFQRLWNWLRYFRLEVHGFRITENGHPVFEKGLHASGHISREELREVIDEIDPDYIIPVHTESQGWFVENWGDRVVTLSDGESWEF; from the coding sequence ATGAGGATAACCCTCTACGACGGCGCCAGGACCATCGGCGGCTCGAAGATCCACGTCTCGGAAGGGGGGCACGGCCTCTTCCTGGACTTCGGGATGAACTTCGCGAAATACTCCCGTTATTACGAGGAGTTCATAAGCGAGAGGCCCGCGAGGGGCATCCACGACCTCTGGCGGCTTGGCCTGATACCAAGGCTCAACGTCTACCGCTCCGACCTGATACCAGCCGACCTCTCGGACGAGGTGCGAAAATCACCTAAGGTTCCCGTCGACGCGGTCCTGATAAGCCACGCCCACCTCGACCACGTGGGCAACATCGCCCTCCTTCATGAAAACGTTCCGCTGGCCGGCTCGCCGACCACGATGGTGATCCTGAAGGCCCTCCGCGACACCTCCCGAGGGGGCCACCTGGGCATGGAGCTTCCTTACTACAGCCCAAAGGGCCCGAGCAAGGGGAACCCCTCCGTTCTTGAGGCAGATCGGAGCGTAAGATACTACCCGAGCAGGGACATGCTTCTGACGGAAGAGCTCGCCGACGAGGGGCGGGAGTTCCTGCAATGGCGGGCCAGCGTTGAGCTCGCGAAGAATCCCGGCAGGGTCAAACCGATAAGGGCGGGCAGGATCGGGAGATTGGACGGGGTCGATATGGGATTCGACGTCCGGGCGTTCCCCGTTGACCATTCCATCTACGGGGCCACCGCCTACCTCCTGGAGGGGGATATGACCGTTGCCTACACCGGCGACTTCAGGCTCCACGGGAAGCGGGGGGACAAAACCCGGGGGTTCGTTAAGGCCGCTAAGAGCGCGAGCGTGCTGATAACGGAGGGAACGCGCGTGGGCAGGGACGAGGACGTAAACGTCTCCGAGGAGGACGTTTACAGCAACGCGCTGGAAATCGTGGAAGAGGCGAAGGGGCTCGTCGTCGCGGACTTCTCGGCCAGGAACTTCGAACGGCTGGAGAGCTTTAAGGGAATCGCCGGGAGAACCGGTAGGGAGCTCGTCGTCACGACAAAGGACGCCTACTTCCTCCACGCCCTCGGCATCGTCCAGGGGAGGAACCACCTCGACGGCCTCAGGGTCTACGGTAGCTCAAGGGCGAAGCTCGAGAAGTGGGAGGAGTGGATCTTCAACGAACACCCCGAGCTGAGAATCTCCCCGGAGGAGCTGAAGGAGAACCCTGATAACTACATCCTCTGCTTTTCGTTCTACGATATGCCCCACCTCCTCGACGTAATGCCGGAGGGCGGCGTTTACGTCTATTCCTCCAGTGAAGCGTTTGGAGAGGAGCAGGAGTTCAGCTTCCAGAGGCTCTGGAACTGGCTTCGATACTTCCGCCTTGAGGTCCACGGCTTCAGGATAACGGAGAACGGCCATCCAGTTTTCGAAAAGGGCCTTCATGCGTCCGGCCACATCTCAAGGGAGGAGCTGAGGGAGGTCATCGACGAGATAGACCCGGACTACATCATCCCGGTCCACACGGAAAGCCAGGGGTGGTTCGTGGAGAACTGGGGGGATAGGGTTGTCACGCTAAGCGATGGGGAGAGTTGGGAGTTCTGA
- a CDS encoding ArsR/SmtB family transcription factor, producing MVKTIKELSTITGALSSPVRIRILKMLVEKEWYVYELAKTLNISRQLLYLHLRKLEKAGLIESELRLEPNDPRAKKYYRAKPFRIIIDNELIKNLKEE from the coding sequence ATGGTGAAAACAATAAAAGAGCTCTCAACCATCACAGGGGCGTTGAGTTCCCCGGTGCGTATCAGGATACTAAAGATGCTCGTTGAAAAAGAATGGTACGTTTATGAGTTAGCCAAAACTTTAAACATCTCCCGTCAGCTTTTATATCTCCATTTAAGAAAACTTGAAAAAGCAGGCTTAATAGAGAGTGAGCTTCGCTTAGAACCAAATGATCCAAGAGCTAAAAAGTATTATAGGGCAAAGCCTTTTAGGATTATCATAGATAATGAGCTTATAAAAAACTTAAAGGAGGAGTGA
- a CDS encoding translation initiation factor IF-2 N-terminal domain-containing protein, whose protein sequence is MLETFTIEELAQAYNISADKLIEILEKDYGIKASKNELLEVVMANNGYARGDFKYILEEAILKAKEG, encoded by the coding sequence ATGTTAGAAACATTCACGATAGAAGAACTTGCTCAAGCATACAATATTTCAGCTGATAAACTAATAGAAATCTTAGAGAAAGACTATGGTATTAAAGCGTCAAAGAACGAACTTCTTGAGGTTGTCATGGCAAACAATGGATATGCAAGAGGAGATTTCAAATACATCCTTGAAGAAGCTATATTAAAAGCTAAGGAGGGCTAA
- a CDS encoding DUF3883 domain-containing protein — MLLRTSWIFKPIPIESERYIEVKARAHLGDVELTYNEWIAARRLGDKYWLYIVANVRENPTLYVIQNPAENLKPVEHREIKYLIPIEEWKNKGEKVEF; from the coding sequence CTGTTATTAAGAACCTCCTGGATTTTCAAGCCGATCCCCATTGAGAGTGAGAGGTACATAGAAGTCAAAGCACGTGCCCATTTGGGGGATGTAGAACTAACGTACAACGAATGGATTGCTGCAAGAAGACTTGGGGATAAATACTGGCTCTATATCGTGGCGAATGTCCGTGAGAACCCCACTCTCTACGTAATCCAAAACCCTGCAGAGAACCTAAAGCCAGTGGAGCACAGAGAGATCAAATATCTCATCCCCATCGAGGAATGGAAGAACAAGGGGGAGAAAGTTGAGTTTTGA
- the coaD gene encoding phosphopantetheine adenylyltransferase, producing the protein MRKRYRKVVVGGTFDRLHLGHKALLRKAFEVGEYVYVGLTSDEMIRDKPYADRILPYKIRLRDLLKFFEVNGYSNYRVIKIHTAIGFADGMKGLEAIVVSEETYKGALIVNRARVEKGLKPLEIVKIGLVKSAIGPKISSSLIRAGLIDPLGNPRKRPTREHPSGVRPHGISSFKGWDK; encoded by the coding sequence ATGAGAAAAAGGTACAGGAAGGTGGTCGTTGGCGGAACCTTCGACAGGCTCCACCTCGGCCACAAGGCCCTGCTGAGGAAGGCCTTCGAGGTCGGGGAGTACGTCTACGTCGGTCTAACATCGGACGAGATGATACGGGACAAGCCCTACGCCGACAGAATCCTGCCCTACAAGATCCGCCTCAGGGACCTCCTCAAGTTCTTCGAGGTGAACGGCTACTCGAACTACCGGGTCATCAAGATACACACCGCGATAGGCTTCGCCGACGGGATGAAAGGCCTCGAGGCGATAGTCGTCAGCGAGGAGACCTACAAGGGCGCGCTCATCGTCAACAGGGCGAGGGTGGAGAAGGGGCTTAAACCACTCGAGATAGTCAAGATAGGCCTCGTTAAGAGCGCCATCGGCCCCAAAATCAGCTCTTCCCTGATAAGGGCCGGCCTGATAGACCCCCTCGGGAACCCGAGGAAAAGACCTACTAGGGAACATCCCTCCGGTGTCCGCCCCCATGGCATATCTTCCTTCAAAGGTTGGGATAAGTGA
- the tpiA gene encoding triose-phosphate isomerase, with translation MSKLKEPIIAINFKTYAQATGDGALRIAKAAEKVWKETGITIVVAPQLADLYRVAQEVEIPVFAQHIDPITPGSHTGHVLPEAVKEAGAVGTLLNHSENRMVLANLEAAIRRAEEVGLMTMVCSNNPAVSAAVAALGPDYVAVEPPELIGTGIPVSKAKPEVITDTVELVRRVNPDVKVLTGAGISTGEDVKKALELGSVGVLLASGVTKAKDPEKAIRDLVSLIV, from the coding sequence ATGTCGAAGCTGAAGGAGCCGATAATAGCGATTAACTTCAAGACCTACGCCCAGGCCACGGGCGATGGAGCGCTGAGGATAGCGAAGGCCGCCGAGAAGGTGTGGAAGGAGACGGGGATAACCATCGTCGTCGCCCCCCAGCTCGCCGACCTCTACAGGGTGGCCCAGGAGGTTGAGATCCCGGTCTTCGCCCAGCACATCGACCCGATAACGCCGGGGAGCCACACCGGCCACGTTCTGCCGGAGGCGGTCAAGGAGGCCGGAGCGGTTGGAACTCTCCTCAACCACTCGGAGAACAGGATGGTCTTGGCCAACCTCGAGGCGGCGATAAGGAGGGCCGAGGAAGTAGGGCTGATGACGATGGTCTGCTCCAACAACCCGGCCGTCAGCGCCGCGGTCGCCGCCCTCGGGCCGGACTACGTCGCGGTCGAGCCGCCGGAACTCATAGGAACGGGAATCCCCGTCAGCAAGGCGAAGCCCGAGGTCATAACTGACACGGTCGAGCTCGTCAGGAGGGTGAACCCGGACGTCAAGGTCCTCACCGGGGCCGGCATCTCCACGGGGGAGGACGTCAAGAAAGCGTTGGAGCTCGGGAGCGTCGGCGTTCTCCTCGCCAGCGGCGTGACGAAGGCGAAGGACCCGGAGAAGGCGATAAGGGACCTGGTTTCTCTGATAGTTTGA
- a CDS encoding Holliday junction resolvase-like protein: protein MMDMLSILLLLLVIVLLVLLLKSKAETKKLQEALVDMDKKLTELQAKNSAIATEQAQKMFNEWRTKELEEQKKLIFQSLESQYKARFQEWRQKEEEKIRKDAISRSTATILGRIGEQLAPLLFFTNYGINSKEVRFLGQPVDFIAFKGLEEGKVEEIVFIEVKSGRTKNLTPRERAIKRAVEEKRVSWITFHIPSEVQKMEKRVM from the coding sequence ATGATGGACATGCTTTCGATATTGTTACTCCTTTTAGTGATAGTCCTGTTGGTGCTGCTGCTGAAGTCAAAGGCAGAAACGAAGAAACTTCAAGAGGCCCTCGTGGACATGGATAAAAAGTTAACAGAGCTTCAAGCCAAGAATTCGGCGATAGCCACCGAGCAAGCCCAAAAAATGTTCAACGAATGGAGAACAAAGGAACTGGAAGAACAGAAGAAGTTGATATTTCAGAGCTTGGAGAGTCAGTACAAAGCGAGATTCCAGGAATGGAGGCAGAAAGAGGAGGAGAAAATAAGAAAGGACGCAATCTCCCGCTCAACGGCCACGATACTCGGGCGCATCGGCGAACAACTCGCACCGCTGCTCTTCTTCACGAACTATGGCATCAACTCCAAAGAAGTAAGGTTCCTCGGCCAGCCGGTGGACTTCATCGCCTTCAAGGGGCTCGAGGAAGGAAAAGTGGAGGAGATAGTGTTCATCGAGGTCAAGAGCGGCAGGACCAAAAATCTAACGCCAAGGGAAAGGGCGATAAAACGGGCTGTTGAGGAGAAAAGGGTCTCGTGGATAACCTTCCACATCCCTTCTGAGGTTCAGAAGATGGAGAAGCGCGTCATGTAG